In Polyangium spumosum, the DNA window GCGCTCGCGCCCCTGCCGCGGCTGCGCGAGCTGCTCGACACGGCGTTCCCCGCGCGCCCCGTCTCGGCCTGGCTCGGCCTGAGCCCGCCGGACTCGCGCATCCATCTGCACGTCGACAACACGCCGCACTGGGACGAGCACCACCGCTTCCACGTCCCGCTGATCACGACGCCCGCCGCGCGCCTTTGCGTCGCGGGCCGCTTCCTGCATCTGCCCGCGGGCACCGCGTGGGCCTTCAACAACAGCGTGCCGCACGGCGCGGAGAACCTGGGTCCGCCGCGGATCCACCTGATGGTCGATCTGCCGCCGACGCCCGAGGTCGAGGCCCTCGTCGCCGCCGGGACCGCGGAGGACGGCGCAAAAGATCCCGAGGCGATGGCGCGTTTGTCGCGGGATCCGATGGAGTCGATCCCCGAGGGGATGAAGTCGGACGCGTACCTGCTCTGGCGCCTCGCCCAGCAGTAGCGGGGCAGGGGAGGGAGGGCGTTTTTCTCGCTCGACCCCGAAGCCACGCAGGACCCGGCGAACCTCGAACGTCCCCCTACGGAACGTTCTTCTCCCATCAAATCCCCGTCAACCTGTGGCCTGACCAACCGTTCGTCGGACCGTAAGGGAGGGGGTGCGGCAGGTTGCCGCAGCCGTGCGGCGCTTTGCCATCTTGCCCTCGTCGGCTGGGGACGGCAAAACCCGCCCGCGTCGTCGGGAATTCCCGATGATCGAGCGTCCACATGGCGAGATACCTATTCCCAAAGTGGTCCAACCGGGTGCTGCCGATGGTAGCCGCCTTCGTACTTGCTCCGCTTGGCACCGCGGCTGCCGGCGGCCTCTGGTACTACGGTACCAACAAGCACGTCGAAGTTGGCTACACCCCCACGCAACCGGTGGACTACAGCCACAAGCTTCATGCCGGCGATCTCGGCATCGACTGCCGTTACTGTCATACGGCCGTCGACAAGAGCGCCCAAGCGTCCGTCCCTCCCACCGAGACGTGCATGAACTGCCACTCGAAGGTGAAGACGGATAGTCAAAAGCTCCTCCCCGTGCGGGAGAGCTACGCGACGGGGAACCCCATCCCCTGGGTGCGCGTCCACAACCTGGCGGACTACGCGTACTTCAACCACCAGGCCCACGCGACCGCGGGGGTGGCTTGCCAGAGCTGCCACGGGCGCGTCGACCAGATGATCAAGGTGAGTCAGGCCCAGCCGCTCTCGATGGGCTGGTGTCTCGACTGTCATCGGAACCCGGAGCCTCACCTCCGCGATCCGAAGGACATCACCAAGATGGTCGACGAGACCGTGCCGGCGAGCGTCGCGAACCTCGCGGCGCCGCCGTCTCAGCGCAAGGTCTCGCCTCCCGTTCATTGCTCGGGGTGCCACCGATGAAGCGAGCTCCGTATCCCATCGAGCCGGATACGTCCGGAAAGAACTACTGGCGGAGCGTCGACGAGTTCGAGAAGTCGCCGTCGTTCGCAGAGGATCTCACGCGCGAGTTCCCGGAGGGCGCCGCAGAGCCTCCGCAAGGGACGAGCCGTCGTAGCTTCCTCACCATCATGGGCGCCTCGATGGCCCTCGGCGGCCTCGCGGCCTGCCGCAGGCCGGAAGAGGTCATCGTCCCCTACGCGCGCGCGCCGGAAGAAATCGTCCCCGGCAGGCCGCTCTTCTTCTCGACCGCGATGCCGCTGCAAGGCTCCGCGATCGGCCTCGTCGTCGAGACGCACGAGGGTCGGCCGACGAAGATCGAGGGCAACCCGCGCCACCCCGAGAGCCTGGGTTCGACCAGCACGTTCGTGCAGGCGTCGGTGCTCGACCTCTACGATCCCGATCGCAGCCAGAGCCCGCAGGAGAAGGGCGAGGCGCGCACGTGGGACGAGGCGAGCTCCTTCCTGCGCAAGCTCGGCGATGACGCGAAG includes these proteins:
- a CDS encoding aspartyl/asparaginyl beta-hydroxylase domain-containing protein; this translates as MYQRRHVPSPRALAKSYRFLRLPLTLDVGPIVAEIEAANIDWLPSQWKWHLGTSFCILRGGQERGWPGSRLTSGGGIDAPALAPLPRLRELLDTAFPARPVSAWLGLSPPDSRIHLHVDNTPHWDEHHRFHVPLITTPAARLCVAGRFLHLPAGTAWAFNNSVPHGAENLGPPRIHLMVDLPPTPEVEALVAAGTAEDGAKDPEAMARLSRDPMESIPEGMKSDAYLLWRLAQQ
- a CDS encoding cytochrome c3 family protein, whose protein sequence is MVAAFVLAPLGTAAAGGLWYYGTNKHVEVGYTPTQPVDYSHKLHAGDLGIDCRYCHTAVDKSAQASVPPTETCMNCHSKVKTDSQKLLPVRESYATGNPIPWVRVHNLADYAYFNHQAHATAGVACQSCHGRVDQMIKVSQAQPLSMGWCLDCHRNPEPHLRDPKDITKMVDETVPASVANLAAPPSQRKVSPPVHCSGCHR